In the Mus pahari chromosome 19, PAHARI_EIJ_v1.1, whole genome shotgun sequence genome, one interval contains:
- the LOC110336739 gene encoding zinc finger protein 580 isoform X1, translating into MSGYFLSLQMLLLPPRPPHPRSSSPEVMDPPPPKTPPFPKAEGPSSTSSSVAGPRPPRLGRHLLIDANGVPYTYTVQLEEEPRGPPQREATPGEPGPRKGYSCPECARVFASPLRLQSHRVSHSDLKPFTCGACGKAFKRSSHLSRHRATHRARAGPPHTCPLCPRRFQDAAELAQHVRLH; encoded by the exons ATGTCAGGATACTTT CTGTCGCtccagatgctgctgctgccgccgcggCCACCCCACCCTCGGTCCTCCTCTCCGGAGGTCATGGACCCACCGCCCCCCAAGACTCCCCCTTTTCCCAAGGCGGAAGGcccctcctccacttcttcctcgGTGGCGGGGCCGCGGCCACCGCGGCTGGGCCGCCATCTGCTCATCGACGCCAACGGGGTCCCCTACACGTACACGGTGCAGCTGGAGGAGGAACCTCGGGGACCGCCGCAGCGCGAGGCGACCCCGGGAGAGCCAGGTCCTCGCAAGGGCTATAGCTGTCCAGAGTGCGCGCGTGTCTTTGCGAGCCCTCTGCGGCTGCAGAGCCACCGTGTGTCGCACTCGGACCTCAAGCCCTTTACTTGCGGTGCTTGTGGCAAAGCTTTCAAGCGATCCAGCCACCTGTCGCGGCACCGCGCCACCCACCGTGCGCGCGCTGGTCCACCTCACACCTGCCCGCTCTGTCCACGCCGCTTCCAGGACGCCGCGGAGCTGGCGCAGCACGTGCGCCTGCACTGA
- the LOC110336739 gene encoding zinc finger protein 580 isoform X2 — MLLLPPRPPHPRSSSPEVMDPPPPKTPPFPKAEGPSSTSSSVAGPRPPRLGRHLLIDANGVPYTYTVQLEEEPRGPPQREATPGEPGPRKGYSCPECARVFASPLRLQSHRVSHSDLKPFTCGACGKAFKRSSHLSRHRATHRARAGPPHTCPLCPRRFQDAAELAQHVRLH, encoded by the coding sequence atgctgctgctgccgccgcggCCACCCCACCCTCGGTCCTCCTCTCCGGAGGTCATGGACCCACCGCCCCCCAAGACTCCCCCTTTTCCCAAGGCGGAAGGcccctcctccacttcttcctcgGTGGCGGGGCCGCGGCCACCGCGGCTGGGCCGCCATCTGCTCATCGACGCCAACGGGGTCCCCTACACGTACACGGTGCAGCTGGAGGAGGAACCTCGGGGACCGCCGCAGCGCGAGGCGACCCCGGGAGAGCCAGGTCCTCGCAAGGGCTATAGCTGTCCAGAGTGCGCGCGTGTCTTTGCGAGCCCTCTGCGGCTGCAGAGCCACCGTGTGTCGCACTCGGACCTCAAGCCCTTTACTTGCGGTGCTTGTGGCAAAGCTTTCAAGCGATCCAGCCACCTGTCGCGGCACCGCGCCACCCACCGTGCGCGCGCTGGTCCACCTCACACCTGCCCGCTCTGTCCACGCCGCTTCCAGGACGCCGCGGAGCTGGCGCAGCACGTGCGCCTGCACTGA